The following coding sequences are from one Fusibacter sp. A1 window:
- a CDS encoding VanZ family protein, with translation MIIKTLVSGLIGIAITAFSIWIFNKFHFIIASGMVGLISFTAGTGMFKRDDSVDRVMVMTLSSYALWWLIASYTLLNVDVHMTWNSIMIVIMTTVGFHVPIVAAQLIKRKVDEFTSYIEILSVMFISTYGVLMSMALFISGRIAYRPEKFDLHSINFVPFRTIVGYESSIHLLGNIILFIPIGLVLSTLIKNGRIRRIAAVLIPVFIEVAQFFTRTGVADVDDLILNSFGIAIGSLLVCLVRRRLEATSSSLL, from the coding sequence ATGATTATAAAAACGTTGGTTTCAGGATTAATAGGAATAGCGATTACCGCTTTTTCAATTTGGATTTTCAATAAGTTCCATTTTATCATCGCCTCAGGTATGGTCGGGCTTATTTCCTTTACAGCTGGAACAGGCATGTTTAAAAGGGATGATAGTGTAGATAGGGTCATGGTGATGACCTTGAGCTCCTATGCTTTATGGTGGTTGATCGCGAGTTACACCTTGTTGAATGTCGATGTTCATATGACATGGAACAGCATCATGATTGTGATCATGACGACCGTCGGTTTCCATGTTCCTATCGTAGCTGCGCAACTGATAAAAAGGAAGGTAGATGAATTTACAAGTTACATAGAAATACTTTCTGTGATGTTTATTTCAACCTATGGTGTATTGATGAGCATGGCTTTGTTCATATCGGGAAGGATAGCATATAGACCTGAAAAGTTCGATTTGCATTCGATCAACTTTGTTCCCTTTAGGACAATTGTCGGCTATGAATCATCGATCCATCTACTTGGAAATATCATTCTATTCATCCCAATCGGGCTTGTGCTGTCCACTCTAATAAAAAACGGACGAATCAGACGGATTGCTGCAGTTCTTATCCCGGTATTCATTGAAGTGGCCCAGTTTTTTACAAGAACAGGAGTTGCGGATGTTGACGATCTTATTCTTAACAGTTTTGGTATAGCGATAGGCTCCTTGCTTGTCTGCTTAGTACGCAGACGATTAGAAGCAACCAGTTCTTCTTTACTGTGA